A window from Caloranaerobacter ferrireducens encodes these proteins:
- the greA gene encoding transcription elongation factor GreA produces MADKEVVLTVEGLKKIEDELEYLKTVRRKEVAERIKHALAFGDISENSEYDEAKNEQAQLEERIAKLEGILRTARIIDDEDINLEIVSIGTKVKVKDLEFDEEIEYTIVGSAEADPYEGKISNESPVGEALIGRKKGEIVEVQVPDGVIRYEVLEITR; encoded by the coding sequence GTGGCAGATAAAGAAGTGGTTTTAACCGTAGAAGGGTTAAAAAAGATTGAAGATGAATTAGAGTATCTTAAAACAGTTAGGAGAAAAGAGGTAGCCGAAAGAATTAAGCATGCACTTGCTTTTGGAGATATCAGTGAGAACTCAGAGTATGACGAAGCAAAGAATGAACAAGCACAATTAGAAGAGAGAATAGCTAAATTAGAAGGGATATTAAGGACAGCTAGAATTATAGACGATGAAGATATTAACTTAGAGATAGTAAGCATAGGTACTAAAGTTAAGGTTAAAGATTTAGAATTTGATGAGGAAATAGAATATACTATTGTTGGTTCAGCAGAAGCAGATCCTTATGAAGGAAAGATTTCTAATGAATCACCTGTAGGAGAAGCTCTAATTGGAAGGAAGAAAGGAGAAATAGTAGAGGTACAGGTTCCAGATGGGGTTATTAGGTATGAGGTACTAGAGATAACTAGGTAA
- a CDS encoding type III pantothenate kinase: protein MILVFDVGNTNIVLGVYEGKNLLKYWRISTDKNKTSDEYGMLINQLFEYNGFKLNEVEAVIISSVVPPLMYSLQAMSIKYCNKEPLIVGPGIKTGMNIRYDNPKQVGADRIVNAVAAYEKYGGPTIIVDFGTATTFCAVSEEGDYLGGAIAPGIKISSEALFQRAAKLPKIELIKPKTVICKNTVSSMQSGIIYGYVGMVDYIVERMKKEIKGEVKNIVCTGGLSTLIASESKTINRVDKLLTLEGLRIIYERNK, encoded by the coding sequence TTGATATTAGTATTTGATGTTGGAAATACGAATATTGTATTAGGAGTATATGAAGGCAAGAATTTATTAAAATATTGGAGAATTTCTACAGATAAAAATAAAACTTCAGATGAATATGGTATGCTTATTAATCAATTGTTTGAATATAATGGATTTAAACTTAATGAAGTTGAAGCTGTTATAATATCTTCAGTAGTACCACCACTTATGTATTCATTACAAGCTATGTCAATAAAATACTGCAATAAAGAACCACTTATAGTCGGACCTGGAATTAAAACTGGAATGAATATTAGATATGATAATCCTAAACAGGTAGGTGCTGATAGAATTGTTAATGCTGTTGCAGCATATGAAAAATATGGAGGACCTACGATAATAGTCGATTTTGGTACTGCTACAACTTTTTGTGCGGTATCTGAAGAAGGAGATTATCTTGGGGGTGCTATTGCACCGGGTATTAAAATCTCAAGTGAAGCACTTTTTCAAAGAGCAGCTAAATTACCTAAAATTGAATTGATAAAGCCAAAAACTGTTATATGCAAAAATACTGTAAGTAGTATGCAGTCAGGTATAATATATGGTTATGTAGGTATGGTTGATTATATTGTTGAAAGAATGAAAAAAGAGATAAAGGGAGAAGTAAAAAATATTGTATGCACGGGAGGACTATCTACTTTAATTGCAAGTGAGTCAAAAACTATTAATAGAGTAGACAAGTTATTAACATTAGAAGGTTTGAGAATAATATATGAAAGAAACAAGTAG
- a CDS encoding biotin--[acetyl-CoA-carboxylase] ligase yields MKDEILKLLKENNNKFVSGQSISDTLNVSRTAIWKYINQLREEGYLIDSVTRKGYKLTYTPDILTYGEIAEYLKTDYIGRKIVYFDSIDSTNIKAKQLASEGIKEGTVVISEEQTMGRGRLGREWVSPKGKGIWMSIILRPDINPIDASKVTQIGAAAVWKALKKVGLDAYIKWPNDIVLNGKKVCGILTEMSAELNRINYLVIGIGINVNINSEEFPEEIKDIATSIKAEIGHDVDRKFIVAEVLNNFEGFYNELIKYGSIKTSIEICREASILLGREIKIITNKGERNAKAIDITDQGELLIEENGQIEKLVSGEISVRGIYGYV; encoded by the coding sequence GTGAAAGATGAAATTTTGAAGCTACTTAAAGAAAATAATAATAAGTTTGTTTCTGGACAAAGTATTAGTGATACTTTAAATGTAAGCAGAACAGCAATATGGAAATATATAAATCAATTAAGAGAAGAAGGGTATTTAATAGATTCAGTTACACGAAAAGGGTACAAGTTAACTTATACACCAGATATATTGACTTATGGAGAAATTGCAGAATACTTAAAAACAGATTATATCGGCAGAAAAATAGTATATTTTGATAGTATAGATTCAACAAATATTAAAGCTAAACAATTAGCATCTGAAGGTATAAAAGAGGGTACAGTCGTTATATCGGAAGAACAGACTATGGGTAGAGGACGATTAGGACGAGAATGGGTATCTCCAAAAGGTAAGGGAATTTGGATGTCTATAATACTTAGGCCAGATATTAATCCAATAGATGCTTCGAAAGTAACTCAGATAGGAGCGGCTGCTGTATGGAAGGCACTTAAGAAAGTAGGTTTAGATGCTTATATAAAATGGCCAAATGATATAGTGTTAAATGGTAAAAAAGTTTGTGGTATTTTGACAGAAATGAGTGCAGAACTTAATAGAATAAATTATTTAGTTATAGGTATAGGAATAAATGTGAATATAAATTCAGAAGAATTTCCTGAAGAAATAAAGGATATAGCTACTTCTATTAAGGCTGAGATAGGACATGATGTAGACAGAAAGTTTATTGTGGCTGAAGTTCTTAATAATTTTGAGGGATTTTATAATGAGCTTATTAAATATGGTAGTATAAAAACTTCGATTGAAATATGTAGAGAAGCTTCGATTTTACTAGGGAGAGAAATAAAAATCATTACTAATAAAGGGGAAAGAAATGCTAAAGCTATAGATATAACAGACCAAGGAGAATTATTAATAGAAGAAAATGGACAGATTGAAAAGTTAGTATCAGGAGAGATATCAGTAAGAGGAATATATGGATATGTATAA
- the dusB gene encoding tRNA dihydrouridine synthase DusB: MKIGNIETKNNVFLAPMAGITDMAFRLICSELGAGLVYSEMISSKGLYYEDKKTYELMKIDENERPIALQIFGHEADIMAHVVSSILNKQDDIDIIDINMGCPAPKIVKNGDGSALLKEPKIVRQIVRAVVKVSDKPVTVKIRMGWDEKSINAVEIAKIIEDEGAALVVVHGRTREQFYSGEANWDIIREVKRHVSIPVVGNGDIFTPEDAKRMIDYTGCDGVMIGRGSQGNPWIFKRTVALVENGEEIPPPTNREKIDMAIRHLELLTNLKGEKIAVREMRKHIGWYIKGMNNAADMRRRINTIDNKDEIIDVLSEYLEKL, encoded by the coding sequence ATGAAAATAGGTAATATTGAAACAAAAAATAATGTTTTTCTTGCTCCTATGGCAGGTATTACAGATATGGCATTTAGATTGATTTGCAGTGAATTAGGTGCAGGTCTCGTTTACAGTGAAATGATAAGCTCAAAAGGTCTTTATTATGAAGATAAGAAAACATACGAACTAATGAAGATAGATGAAAATGAAAGACCAATAGCACTGCAGATATTTGGTCATGAAGCAGATATTATGGCTCATGTCGTATCATCAATATTGAATAAACAAGATGATATTGACATTATTGATATAAATATGGGATGCCCTGCACCTAAAATAGTTAAAAATGGAGATGGAAGTGCTTTATTAAAGGAACCAAAGATAGTTAGACAAATTGTAAGAGCTGTTGTTAAAGTATCAGACAAACCTGTTACTGTAAAAATAAGAATGGGATGGGACGAGAAAAGCATAAATGCAGTAGAAATAGCTAAAATTATCGAAGATGAAGGAGCAGCTTTAGTAGTTGTACATGGTAGAACTAGAGAACAATTTTATTCTGGAGAGGCAAACTGGGATATTATTAGAGAAGTTAAAAGGCATGTTTCAATTCCAGTTGTGGGCAATGGGGATATTTTTACTCCTGAGGATGCCAAGAGAATGATTGATTACACTGGTTGTGATGGAGTAATGATAGGTAGGGGGAGTCAGGGGAATCCTTGGATTTTCAAAAGAACCGTAGCACTTGTTGAAAATGGAGAAGAAATACCGCCACCAACAAATCGTGAGAAAATAGATATGGCGATAAGACATCTTGAGTTGTTAACTAACTTGAAGGGAGAAAAGATTGCAGTTAGAGAGATGAGAAAACATATTGGATGGTATATTAAAGGCATGAATAATGCAGCAGATATGAGAAGAAGGATAAATACTATTGATAACAAAGATGAAATTATAGATGTATTAAGTGAATACTTAGAGAAATTATAA
- a CDS encoding helix-turn-helix domain-containing protein has product MDIVRIGDKVIDINKIYRNINKIIELRIRGKSQQEVADILGIHRTFISRLEGLGEIRKGKSVALIGFPIKNKEEVENLCLKYGVEYNFLMSEEERWNFIQDKSGLELFNKVLDIIAELRNYDLIITLFSDMRNSLVHKLLDKEIISIDIGQSPLTEDVEIDLIAIENILKLVKDRG; this is encoded by the coding sequence TTGGATATTGTTAGAATTGGAGATAAGGTAATAGATATAAATAAAATATACAGAAATATTAATAAAATTATTGAATTAAGAATAAGAGGTAAATCACAGCAGGAAGTTGCAGATATTTTAGGGATTCATAGAACATTTATTTCTAGACTAGAAGGATTAGGGGAGATAAGAAAGGGAAAGAGTGTAGCTTTAATTGGTTTTCCGATAAAAAATAAGGAGGAAGTAGAAAATCTTTGTCTAAAATATGGTGTTGAATATAATTTTTTAATGTCAGAAGAAGAACGCTGGAACTTTATACAAGATAAAAGTGGATTAGAATTGTTTAATAAGGTATTGGATATTATAGCTGAGTTAAGAAATTATGATTTAATTATTACGTTGTTTTCTGACATGAGAAATTCTCTAGTACATAAGTTATTGGATAAAGAAATTATATCAATAGATATCGGTCAATCTCCTTTGACAGAAGATGTTGAAATTGATTTGATAGCTATAGAAAATATTCTTAAATTAGTTAAAGACAGGGGGTAA
- a CDS encoding quinate 5-dehydrogenase, producing the protein MKRVVSVSLGSSKRNHRVEVNIFGEDFIIERIGTDGDRDKAIELIKELDGNIDAFGMGGIDIYLTCKDKRYIIKDSLPIRAAAKKTPMLDGTFLKDTLERRAIRYINENNIINLKDKKVLITSALDRYGMAEAFQEAGSNVVYGDAIFALGIPIKIKSYNTLYNIARVIAPIVVKMPFEMLYPTGQKQNKSVDSKFSKYYYEADIIAGDFNYIKRYMPENMEGKIIITNTVTSYDIEDMKNRGVKILVTTTPEFNGRSFGTNVMEAMIVAFLGKNPDEMTSEDFDKALDTLEFKPRIEYLNDKEEALV; encoded by the coding sequence TTGAAGAGAGTAGTAAGTGTTAGTTTAGGTTCATCTAAAAGGAATCATAGGGTTGAGGTAAATATTTTTGGAGAGGATTTTATAATAGAAAGAATTGGTACAGATGGTGATAGAGATAAAGCTATAGAACTGATTAAGGAATTAGATGGTAATATTGATGCTTTTGGAATGGGTGGAATAGATATTTATTTAACTTGTAAAGATAAAAGGTACATAATAAAGGATTCACTTCCAATCAGAGCAGCTGCTAAAAAAACTCCAATGCTAGACGGTACTTTTTTAAAAGATACTTTAGAGAGAAGAGCTATAAGATATATAAATGAAAATAATATTATTAATTTGAAAGATAAGAAGGTTCTTATTACATCAGCACTTGATAGATACGGTATGGCTGAGGCATTTCAGGAAGCTGGCAGCAATGTGGTTTATGGAGATGCTATATTTGCCTTAGGAATACCTATAAAAATCAAATCATATAATACACTATATAATATAGCAAGAGTAATTGCACCAATAGTTGTTAAAATGCCATTCGAAATGTTATATCCTACGGGGCAAAAACAAAACAAATCTGTTGACAGTAAATTTTCTAAATACTACTACGAGGCAGATATAATAGCTGGTGATTTTAATTATATAAAAAGATATATGCCTGAAAATATGGAAGGAAAAATTATAATAACAAATACTGTAACTTCATATGACATAGAAGATATGAAAAATAGAGGAGTTAAGATATTAGTGACTACTACTCCTGAATTCAATGGTAGATCATTTGGTACAAATGTAATGGAAGCTATGATTGTTGCTTTCTTAGGGAAAAACCCTGATGAAATGACTAGTGAAGACTTCGATAAGGCTTTAGATACTCTAGAATTCAAACCAAGAATAGAGTATTTGAATGATAAGGAGGAAGCTTTAGTTTAA
- a CDS encoding MSCRAMM family protein has translation MEKYILGQSETREVNKENPEIRIDLYLEENKYFNNALIYGHVRDNRGSPLEDVKIKFVDESGSIIGYVYSSKDGYYTYNGVRLNSKIRIEAEKNDYKTHRSCYINIKSRRIIYNIILEEEAYRSTLITGHVFDKDKKPIAYITVTLFKNEKLYKYTCTNEYGQFIFSSIVKGKYKLAINDSKYYPYEAVLDIEDLKDIYKTDIFLKNRVSKTKINGTIYDESNSPIKDALVILYKVEDEDKYTPIDFRFTDEFGKYEFEDIPYGSYVVKAVY, from the coding sequence ATGGAAAAGTATATTTTAGGGCAATCTGAAACAAGAGAAGTAAATAAGGAAAATCCTGAAATAAGGATAGATTTATATCTGGAAGAAAATAAATATTTCAATAATGCTTTGATTTATGGTCATGTAAGGGACAACAGAGGTAGTCCATTAGAAGATGTAAAGATAAAATTTGTTGATGAAAGTGGAAGTATAATTGGTTATGTATATAGCAGCAAGGATGGATATTATACATATAATGGTGTTAGATTAAATAGTAAAATTAGAATTGAAGCAGAAAAAAATGATTATAAAACTCATAGAAGCTGCTATATAAATATAAAGTCCAGACGTATCATATATAACATCATTTTAGAAGAGGAAGCATATAGGTCTACTTTGATAACAGGACATGTATTTGATAAAGATAAAAAACCAATAGCTTATATTACGGTTACATTATTTAAAAATGAAAAACTTTATAAATATACTTGTACAAACGAATATGGTCAATTTATATTTTCAAGTATAGTAAAAGGAAAATACAAGTTAGCTATAAATGATTCAAAATATTATCCTTATGAAGCAGTTTTAGACATAGAAGATTTGAAAGATATTTATAAAACGGACATATTTTTAAAAAATAGAGTTAGTAAAACTAAAATTAATGGTACTATTTATGATGAAAGTAATAGTCCTATAAAAGATGCATTAGTTATTTTATATAAAGTAGAAGATGAAGATAAATATACCCCTATAGATTTTAGGTTTACTGATGAATTTGGTAAATATGAATTTGAAGATATACCATATGGTAGTTACGTTGTAAAAGCAGTTTATTAG